One Streptomyces lincolnensis genomic region harbors:
- a CDS encoding endonuclease V, which produces MTTVRIPAGWPATEERARAVQDELRGRVVLDEPGPPPGTGRVTGVDVAYDDERDLVAAAAVVLDAASLTVVAEATAVGRISFPYVPGLLAFREIPTVLAALEALPGPPGLVVCDGYGLAHPRRFGLASHLGVLTGLPTIGVAKNPFTFAHEDPDAPRGSTSPLLAGTEEVGRALRTRDGVKPVFVSVGHRVSLDNACAHTLALSPDYRLPETTRRADALCRRALREAAQVSRSPAD; this is translated from the coding sequence ATGACGACCGTACGCATTCCCGCGGGCTGGCCCGCGACCGAGGAGCGGGCCCGCGCCGTGCAGGACGAACTGCGCGGCCGGGTGGTGCTCGACGAGCCGGGACCGCCGCCGGGGACGGGCCGGGTGACGGGTGTCGACGTGGCCTACGACGACGAACGGGACCTGGTCGCCGCCGCGGCCGTCGTGCTGGACGCGGCGAGCCTCACCGTCGTCGCCGAGGCCACGGCCGTCGGCCGGATCTCCTTCCCGTACGTCCCCGGCCTGCTCGCCTTCCGGGAGATCCCCACGGTCCTCGCGGCCCTTGAAGCCCTGCCCGGCCCGCCCGGCCTGGTCGTGTGCGACGGCTACGGCCTCGCCCACCCGCGCCGCTTCGGCCTCGCCAGTCACCTCGGCGTCCTCACCGGCCTGCCCACGATCGGCGTCGCCAAGAACCCCTTCACCTTCGCTCACGAGGACCCGGACGCGCCGCGCGGCAGCACCTCCCCGCTGCTCGCCGGCACCGAGGAGGTCGGCCGCGCCCTGCGCACCCGGGACGGCGTCAAGCCCGTCTTCGTCTCGGTCGGCCACCGCGTGAGCCTCGACAACGCCTGCGCCCACACCCTGGCGCTCAGCCCCGACTACCGGCTCCCGGAGACGACCCGCAGGGCGGACGCGCTGTGCCGGCGGGCACTGCGGGAGGCGGCACAGGTGTCACGATCCCCGGCCGACTGA
- a CDS encoding acyl-CoA dehydrogenase family protein: protein MKRQIFAPEHDAFRETVRGFLAREVLPYYEQWEKDGIVSREAWRAAGKQGLLGLAVPEEYGGGGTRDFRFSAVLAEEFTRAGAPGLALGLHNDIIGPYLTGLATDEQKRRWLPGFCDGSLITAIAMTEPGAGSDLQGIRTHAEDRGDHWLLNGSKTFISNGILADLVIVVARTTPEGGAHGLSLFVVERGTEGFERGRNLDKIGQKAQDTAELFFHDVRVPRENLLGEFNGAFVHLMTNLAQERLSIAVSAIAAAEHLLEITTRYVKEREAFGRPLATKQHIRFEVAEMATECAITRTFLDRCIADHSDGTLDAVHASMAKWWATELQKRVADRCLQLHGGYGYMTEYPVARAFTDGRIQTIYGGTTEIMKEIIGRSLLG, encoded by the coding sequence ATGAAGCGGCAGATCTTCGCCCCCGAGCACGACGCGTTCCGGGAGACCGTGCGCGGCTTCCTGGCCAGGGAGGTGCTGCCGTACTACGAGCAGTGGGAGAAGGACGGCATCGTCTCCCGCGAGGCCTGGCGGGCGGCGGGCAAGCAGGGCCTCCTCGGGCTCGCCGTGCCCGAGGAGTACGGCGGGGGCGGCACCCGCGACTTCCGCTTCAGCGCCGTCCTCGCCGAGGAGTTCACCCGCGCCGGTGCCCCCGGACTCGCCCTCGGCCTGCACAACGACATCATCGGCCCCTATCTGACCGGCCTCGCCACCGACGAGCAGAAGCGCCGCTGGCTGCCGGGCTTCTGCGACGGCTCGCTGATCACGGCCATCGCCATGACCGAACCCGGCGCGGGCTCCGACCTCCAGGGCATCCGGACCCACGCCGAGGACCGGGGCGACCACTGGCTGCTGAACGGCTCCAAGACGTTCATCTCCAACGGGATCCTCGCCGACCTGGTGATCGTGGTCGCCCGGACGACCCCCGAGGGCGGTGCGCACGGTCTGTCCCTGTTCGTCGTCGAGCGTGGCACGGAGGGCTTCGAACGCGGCCGCAACCTCGACAAGATCGGCCAGAAGGCGCAGGACACGGCCGAGCTGTTCTTCCACGACGTCCGCGTCCCCAGGGAGAACCTGCTCGGCGAGTTCAACGGCGCCTTCGTCCACCTGATGACGAACCTCGCCCAGGAGCGCCTGAGCATCGCCGTCTCCGCGATCGCCGCCGCCGAACACCTGCTGGAGATCACCACGCGGTACGTCAAGGAGCGCGAGGCCTTCGGGCGGCCGCTGGCCACCAAGCAGCACATCCGCTTCGAGGTGGCCGAGATGGCCACCGAGTGCGCCATCACCCGCACCTTCCTCGACCGCTGCATAGCGGACCACTCCGACGGCACGCTCGACGCCGTGCACGCCTCCATGGCCAAGTGGTGGGCGACCGAGCTCCAGAAGCGGGTCGCCGACCGCTGCCTCCAACTGCACGGCGGCTACGGCTACATGACGGAGTACCCCGTCGCCCGGGCCTTCACCGATGGCCGTATCCAGACCATCTACGGCGGGACCACCGAGATCATGAAGGAGATCATCGGCCGTTCCCTGCTGGGCTGA
- a CDS encoding oxidoreductase translates to MRRLGNTRGTRRTRRTTRTVAAAAACAAALAALTAVPAQAQTPPDRSPHWELKDTASPDVRFRGLAAVDRRTAWVSGTGGTVLRTTDGGASWRNVSPPGAAELQFRDIEAFDARRAVVLAIGEGEASRVYRTDDGGQTWTESFRNTDAKAFYDCLTFFDRRHGLAMSDPVDGKFRILSTGDGGRTWKVLPNTGMPAALEGEAGFAASGQCLVSSGPRDVWLATGGAARARVLHSADRGLTWTASDTPVPAGDPARGVFALAFRDRAHGLAVGGDYRPDRPSPQAAARTGDGGAGWRSATRPVPAYRSGVAWLPHSRTTALAVGPTGTDLTTDAGRSWRTVDQGSYDTVDCTPDLGCWAAGEQGRVARLER, encoded by the coding sequence ATGAGGCGCTTGGGGAACACGCGAGGCACGAGACGTACGAGACGCACCACCCGGACGGTCGCCGCCGCGGCGGCCTGCGCGGCGGCACTGGCCGCCCTGACCGCCGTACCGGCACAGGCGCAGACGCCGCCGGACCGGTCCCCGCACTGGGAGCTGAAGGACACCGCCAGCCCCGACGTCCGGTTCCGCGGACTCGCGGCCGTCGACCGCAGGACCGCGTGGGTCTCTGGCACCGGGGGCACCGTGCTGCGCACCACGGACGGCGGGGCGAGCTGGCGGAACGTCTCGCCTCCCGGCGCGGCCGAGCTCCAGTTCCGGGACATCGAGGCGTTCGACGCGCGCCGGGCCGTGGTCCTGGCCATCGGCGAGGGCGAGGCGTCCCGCGTCTACCGCACCGACGACGGAGGACAGACCTGGACCGAGTCCTTCCGCAACACCGACGCCAAGGCCTTCTACGACTGCCTCACCTTCTTCGACCGCCGCCACGGCCTCGCGATGAGCGACCCTGTCGACGGAAAGTTCCGCATCCTGTCCACCGGTGACGGCGGACGCACCTGGAAGGTCCTGCCGAACACCGGCATGCCCGCCGCGCTGGAGGGAGAGGCGGGCTTCGCGGCGAGCGGCCAGTGCCTGGTCTCCTCGGGACCCAGGGACGTCTGGCTGGCCACCGGCGGCGCCGCACGCGCGCGTGTGCTGCACTCCGCCGACCGCGGACTGACCTGGACGGCCTCCGACACCCCGGTCCCGGCGGGCGATCCGGCCCGCGGCGTCTTCGCCCTCGCCTTCCGCGACCGCGCCCACGGCCTCGCGGTCGGCGGCGACTACCGCCCGGACCGGCCCTCACCGCAGGCGGCCGCGCGCACCGGCGACGGGGGCGCCGGCTGGCGATCCGCCACGAGGCCCGTGCCCGCCTACCGCTCCGGCGTCGCCTGGCTCCCGCACAGCCGCACCACGGCCCTCGCGGTCGGCCCGACCGGCACGGACCTGACCACGGACGCCGGCCGCTCCTGGCGGACCGTGGACCAGGGTTCTTACGACACCGTGGACTGCACCCCCGACCTGGGCTGCTGGGCGGCGGGCGAACAGGGGCGGGTGGCACGCCTGGAGCGGTGA
- a CDS encoding 3-hydroxyacyl-CoA dehydrogenase NAD-binding domain-containing protein has translation MTQSTTIRWEQDRSGVVTLVLDDPDQSANTMNQAFRDSLAVITDRLEAERDTIRGVIITSAKKTFFAGGDLRDLIRVTPDTAQDLFDGGLAIKRNLRRIETLGKPVVAALNGAALGGGYEIALACHHRIALDAPGSKIGCPEVTLGLLPGGGGVVRTVRLLGIADALLKVLLQGTQYSPQRALENGLVHDVAATQEELLAKARAFIEANPESQQPWDKPGYRIPGGTPAHPKFAANLPAFPATLRKQTNGAPYPAPRSILAAAVEGAQVDFETAQVIEARYFVELAAGQTSKNMIQAFFFDLQAVNSGANRPKGIEPRPVRRVAVLGAGMMGAGIAYSCARAGIDVVLKDVSLEAAVKGRGYSEKLCAKAVSRGRTTQEKADALLARITPTADPADLAGCDAVIEAVFEDTALKHKVFQEIQHVVAPDALLCSNTSTLPITALAEGVERQGDFVGLHFFSPVDKMPLVEIIKGERTGDEALARAFDLVRQIRKTPIVVNDSRGFFTSRVIGHFLNEGVAMVGEGVEPASVEQAAAQAGYPAKVLSLMDELTLTLPRKIRRETRRAVEEAGGTWTAHPAETVIDRMVDEFDRPGRSGGAGFYDYDESGRRTTLWPGLRDHFTRPGTEIPFRDMQERMLFAEALDTVKLLEEGVLTSVADANIGSIFGIGFPGWTGGVLQYINGYDGGLPGFVTRAHELATLYGDRFTPPALLVEKAEKGETFKDA, from the coding sequence ATGACACAGAGCACCACCATCCGCTGGGAACAGGACCGCTCCGGCGTCGTCACCCTCGTCCTCGACGACCCCGACCAGTCCGCGAACACCATGAACCAGGCGTTCCGCGACTCCCTCGCGGTGATCACCGACCGTCTGGAGGCCGAGCGGGACACCATCCGCGGTGTCATCATCACCTCCGCCAAGAAGACCTTCTTCGCCGGCGGCGACCTGCGCGACCTGATCCGCGTCACGCCCGACACCGCCCAGGACCTCTTCGACGGCGGCCTCGCCATCAAGCGGAACCTGCGCCGCATCGAGACCCTCGGCAAGCCGGTCGTCGCGGCGCTCAACGGCGCGGCTCTCGGCGGCGGTTACGAGATCGCCCTGGCCTGCCACCACCGGATCGCCCTCGACGCGCCCGGCTCGAAGATCGGCTGCCCCGAGGTCACGCTCGGCCTGCTCCCCGGAGGCGGCGGTGTCGTCCGCACCGTCCGGCTGCTCGGCATCGCCGACGCGCTGCTGAAGGTGCTGCTCCAGGGCACCCAGTACAGCCCGCAGCGCGCCCTCGAGAACGGCCTCGTCCACGACGTGGCCGCCACTCAGGAGGAACTGCTCGCCAAGGCCCGCGCCTTCATCGAGGCCAACCCCGAGTCCCAGCAGCCCTGGGACAAGCCCGGCTACCGCATCCCCGGGGGTACGCCCGCCCACCCCAAGTTCGCCGCGAACCTGCCCGCCTTCCCCGCCACCCTGCGCAAGCAGACCAACGGCGCCCCCTACCCGGCCCCGCGCAGCATCCTCGCGGCGGCGGTGGAGGGCGCCCAGGTCGACTTCGAGACCGCGCAGGTCATCGAGGCGCGCTATTTCGTGGAACTGGCGGCCGGCCAGACCTCCAAGAACATGATCCAGGCGTTCTTCTTCGACCTCCAGGCCGTCAACTCCGGAGCCAACCGCCCCAAGGGCATCGAGCCCCGCCCGGTCCGCAGGGTCGCCGTCCTCGGCGCCGGGATGATGGGCGCCGGCATCGCCTACTCATGCGCCCGCGCGGGCATCGACGTCGTACTGAAGGACGTCTCCCTGGAAGCGGCCGTCAAGGGACGCGGCTACTCCGAGAAGCTCTGCGCCAAGGCGGTCTCCCGGGGCCGTACCACCCAGGAGAAGGCGGACGCCCTGCTCGCCCGCATCACACCGACGGCGGACCCCGCCGATCTCGCCGGCTGCGACGCGGTCATCGAGGCCGTCTTCGAGGACACCGCGCTCAAGCACAAGGTCTTCCAGGAGATCCAGCACGTCGTCGCCCCGGACGCCCTGCTGTGCTCCAACACCTCCACGCTCCCGATCACCGCGCTCGCCGAAGGAGTGGAACGCCAGGGCGACTTCGTCGGCCTGCACTTCTTCTCGCCGGTCGACAAGATGCCGCTGGTGGAGATCATCAAGGGGGAGCGCACCGGCGACGAGGCCCTCGCCCGGGCCTTCGACCTGGTGCGCCAGATCAGGAAGACCCCGATCGTGGTGAACGACTCCCGGGGCTTCTTCACCTCCCGTGTCATCGGCCACTTCCTCAACGAGGGCGTCGCGATGGTCGGCGAGGGCGTCGAGCCGGCCTCCGTCGAACAGGCCGCCGCCCAGGCGGGTTACCCCGCCAAGGTCCTCTCCCTGATGGACGAACTGACCCTCACCCTCCCGCGCAAGATCCGCCGCGAGACCAGGCGGGCCGTCGAGGAGGCGGGCGGCACCTGGACCGCCCACCCCGCCGAGACCGTCATCGACCGCATGGTCGACGAGTTCGACCGCCCCGGCCGCAGCGGCGGCGCCGGCTTCTACGACTACGACGAGTCCGGCCGCCGCACCACCCTCTGGCCCGGCCTGCGCGACCACTTCACCCGCCCCGGCACCGAGATCCCCTTCCGCGACATGCAGGAACGCATGCTCTTCGCCGAAGCCCTCGACACCGTCAAGCTCCTGGAAGAAGGCGTCCTCACCTCCGTCGCCGACGCCAACATCGGCTCCATCTTCGGCATCGGCTTCCCCGGCTGGACCGGCGGCGTCCTCCAGTACATCAACGGCTACGACGGCGGCCTCCCCGGCTTCGTAACCCGCGCCCACGAACTGGCCACCCTCTACGGCGACCGCTTCACCCCGCCCGCACTGCTGGTGGAGAAGGCGGAAAAGGGGGAGACCTTCAAGGACGCGTGA
- a CDS encoding plasmid stabilization protein: MPAGSSSKRERQYEHIKESAQDRGESTGRAKEIAARTVNKERARSGESKSASRTSTQDMSSGKRGGQRSGKGSQGPTYDQLYEEAKRRGVKGRSDMNKSQLQRALGGKS; encoded by the coding sequence ATGCCCGCAGGTTCGAGCTCCAAGCGGGAGCGCCAGTACGAGCACATCAAGGAGAGCGCCCAGGACCGGGGCGAGAGCACCGGGCGCGCCAAGGAGATCGCGGCGCGCACGGTCAACAAGGAGCGCGCCCGGTCCGGCGAGTCCAAGTCCGCCAGCCGCACCTCGACGCAGGACATGTCGTCCGGCAAGCGGGGCGGCCAGCGCTCCGGCAAGGGCTCTCAGGGCCCGACGTACGACCAGCTCTACGAAGAGGCCAAGCGCCGGGGCGTGAAGGGCCGTTCGGACATGAACAAGAGCCAGCTCCAGCGCGCCCTGGGCGGCAAGAGCTGA
- the mmpA gene encoding morphogenic membrane protein MmpA, with the protein MTSHRAPRPLADPNRPVERAVNAGLILATLAGLGWIVGMIYTLVQWPL; encoded by the coding sequence ATGACTTCGCACCGTGCCCCCAGGCCCCTCGCCGACCCGAACCGCCCTGTCGAGCGTGCCGTGAACGCGGGACTGATCCTCGCCACCCTGGCGGGGCTCGGCTGGATCGTGGGAATGATCTACACGCTCGTGCAGTGGCCGCTGTAG
- a CDS encoding saccharopine dehydrogenase family protein, translating into MNRPSRTDRPYDIVLFGATGFVGTLTAEYLAAHAPEGLRWAIAGRSEEKLERLRERLPGGAEIGVLRADVSDPASLRALAEHARVVATTVGPYVAYGDDLVAACADTGADYLDLTGEPEFVDLTYVRHDTRARETGARLVHACGFDSVPHDLGAYFTVRQLPEGVPLRIDGFVTADATFSGGTFASALGQFARGRQMLAAARDRGHHEPRLVGRRATAPTGAPRFAPEVGAWALPLPTIDAQIVRRSARALERYGPDFRYRHYAAVRHLPVAVGSVAAVGALVAAAQVPPARRWLSGRLRPGEGPGPEKRAKSWFRVRFVGEGGGRRVCTEVAGGDPGYDETAKMFAESALSLALDDLPPTAGQVTTAAAMGDALTERLRRAGITFRVASER; encoded by the coding sequence ATGAACAGGCCGAGCAGGACGGACCGTCCCTACGACATCGTGCTCTTCGGGGCCACCGGCTTCGTCGGGACACTCACCGCTGAGTACCTCGCCGCCCACGCGCCCGAGGGACTGCGCTGGGCGATCGCCGGCCGCAGCGAGGAGAAGCTGGAGCGGCTGCGGGAGCGGCTGCCCGGCGGCGCGGAGATCGGCGTGCTGAGGGCCGACGTATCCGACCCGGCCTCGCTGCGCGCGCTCGCCGAGCACGCGCGCGTGGTGGCCACGACCGTGGGGCCCTATGTGGCCTACGGGGACGACCTGGTCGCCGCCTGCGCGGACACCGGCGCGGACTATCTCGACCTCACGGGCGAGCCGGAGTTCGTGGACCTGACCTACGTCCGCCATGACACCCGCGCGCGGGAGACGGGCGCCCGGCTGGTGCACGCGTGCGGCTTCGACTCGGTGCCGCACGACCTCGGGGCGTACTTCACCGTCCGGCAGCTTCCGGAGGGTGTGCCGCTCAGGATCGACGGGTTCGTGACGGCCGACGCGACGTTCTCCGGCGGTACGTTCGCCTCGGCGCTCGGCCAGTTCGCGCGCGGGCGGCAGATGCTGGCCGCCGCGCGGGACCGCGGGCACCACGAACCGCGTCTGGTGGGGCGCCGGGCCACCGCTCCGACCGGAGCGCCGCGCTTCGCCCCGGAGGTCGGCGCCTGGGCGCTACCCCTGCCGACGATCGACGCGCAGATCGTGCGCCGGTCCGCGCGGGCCCTGGAGCGCTACGGCCCGGACTTCCGCTACCGCCACTACGCGGCCGTACGGCATCTGCCGGTCGCCGTGGGCTCGGTCGCGGCCGTCGGCGCGCTCGTCGCCGCCGCCCAGGTGCCGCCCGCCCGGCGCTGGTTGTCCGGCCGGCTGCGGCCGGGCGAGGGGCCGGGGCCCGAGAAGCGGGCGAAGAGCTGGTTCCGGGTGCGTTTCGTCGGCGAGGGCGGCGGGCGGCGCGTGTGCACCGAGGTGGCGGGCGGCGATCCCGGCTACGACGAGACGGCGAAGATGTTCGCCGAGTCGGCGCTGTCCCTCGCCCTCGACGACCTCCCGCCGACCGCCGGACAGGTCACGACGGCCGCCGCGATGGGCGACGCGCTGACCGAACGGCTGCGCCGGGCGGGGATCACCTTCCGGGTGGCGTCGGAGCGGTGA
- a CDS encoding MmcQ/YjbR family DNA-binding protein → MAVPRNALRKWEKVREFALGMPGATEEFPWGETVAKVNRKVFVFLGVDDGSYPLGVTVKLKDEAAHAHALTCPGAEPAGYGLGKSGWVSIPLEQKGAPAAELLCDWVEESYRAIATKRFVAELDAR, encoded by the coding sequence GTGGCCGTACCGAGGAACGCCCTGCGGAAATGGGAGAAGGTGCGCGAGTTCGCCCTGGGGATGCCGGGCGCCACGGAGGAGTTCCCCTGGGGCGAGACGGTCGCCAAGGTCAACAGGAAGGTGTTCGTCTTCCTCGGGGTCGACGACGGCAGCTACCCGCTGGGTGTGACGGTGAAGCTCAAGGACGAGGCCGCGCACGCCCACGCGCTCACCTGCCCCGGCGCCGAACCCGCCGGGTACGGCCTGGGGAAGTCCGGCTGGGTGAGCATCCCGCTGGAGCAGAAGGGCGCCCCCGCCGCCGAGTTGCTGTGCGACTGGGTGGAGGAGAGCTACCGCGCCATCGCCACGAAGCGGTTCGTGGCCGAGCTCGACGCGCGCTGA
- a CDS encoding CaiB/BaiF CoA transferase family protein: MATTPGQGPLSGVRVVELAGIGPGPFAAMLLADLGADVVRVDRPGGPGLAIDPRFDVTNRNKRSVLVDLKAPEGPARVLDLAARADILVEGYRPGVAERLGVGPEACHARNPGLVYGRMTGWGQQGPLAERAGHDIAYIALTGTLGMVGEPDRPPAAPANLLGDFAGGSLYLVVGVLAALHHARATGTGQVVDAAIVDGTAHLSAMLHGMMAAGGWQDRRAANLLDGGCPYYGTYETADGRYMAVGALEPRFYDEFVTLLGLTGFADARKDWTRWGELREAVAARFRSRTRQEWTAVFEGTDACVAPVLSLREAPHHPHLAARGTFTDHGGITQPAPAPRFSATPTTVSGGPALPGADTAEVAREWDVPDLTKGPE, from the coding sequence ATGGCAACGACGCCGGGACAGGGCCCGCTCAGCGGTGTGCGCGTGGTCGAGCTGGCCGGCATCGGGCCCGGCCCGTTCGCCGCGATGCTCCTCGCCGACCTGGGCGCCGACGTGGTCCGGGTGGACCGGCCCGGCGGACCCGGACTGGCCATCGACCCGCGCTTCGACGTCACCAACCGCAACAAACGCTCGGTGCTCGTCGACCTGAAGGCGCCCGAGGGACCGGCCCGCGTCCTCGACCTCGCCGCCCGTGCCGACATCCTGGTCGAGGGCTACCGCCCCGGTGTCGCCGAGCGCCTCGGTGTCGGCCCCGAGGCCTGCCACGCCCGCAACCCGGGGCTGGTCTACGGCCGGATGACCGGCTGGGGCCAGCAGGGCCCGCTCGCCGAGCGCGCCGGCCACGACATCGCCTACATCGCCCTCACCGGCACCCTCGGCATGGTCGGCGAACCGGACCGGCCTCCCGCCGCCCCGGCCAACCTGCTCGGCGACTTCGCGGGCGGCTCCCTCTACCTGGTCGTCGGCGTCCTCGCCGCCCTCCACCACGCGCGCGCGACCGGCACCGGCCAGGTCGTCGACGCCGCCATCGTCGACGGCACCGCCCACCTCTCCGCGATGCTCCACGGCATGATGGCCGCCGGCGGCTGGCAGGACCGGCGCGCCGCCAACCTCCTCGACGGCGGCTGCCCCTACTACGGGACCTACGAGACCGCGGACGGCCGGTACATGGCGGTCGGCGCCCTGGAACCGCGGTTCTACGACGAGTTCGTCACCCTGCTCGGCCTGACGGGCTTCGCGGACGCCCGCAAGGACTGGACCCGCTGGGGCGAGCTGCGCGAAGCCGTCGCCGCCCGCTTCAGGTCCCGTACGAGGCAGGAGTGGACAGCCGTCTTCGAGGGCACCGACGCCTGCGTGGCCCCCGTCCTGTCGCTGCGGGAGGCCCCGCACCACCCGCACCTCGCCGCGCGCGGCACCTTCACCGACCACGGCGGCATCACCCAGCCCGCCCCCGCGCCCCGCTTCTCCGCCACGCCCACCACGGTGAGCGGCGGCCCCGCCCTGCCCGGCGCCGACACCGCCGAGGTGGCCCGCGAGTGGGACGTACCCGACCTGACGAAGGGCCCCGAATGA
- a CDS encoding acetyl-CoA C-acetyltransferase — MSTEAYVYDAIRTPRGRGKANGALHGTKPIDLVVGLIHEIRDRFPGLDPAAVDDIVLGVVGPVGDQGSDIARIAAVAAGLPDTVAGVQENRFCASGLEAVNMAAAKVRSGWEDLVLAGGVESMSRVPMASDGGAWFNDPMTNLNVNFVPQGIGADLIATIEGFSRRDVDEYAALSQERAATAWKEGRFERSVVPVKDRAGLVVLDHDEHMRPGTTADSLAKLKPSFADIGDLGGFDAVALQTYHWVEKIDHVHHAGNSSGIVDGASLVAIGSKEIGERYGLTPRARIVSAAVSGSEPTIMLTGPAPATRKALAKAGLTIDDIDLVEINEAFAAVVLRFVKDMGLSLDKVNVNGGAIALGHPLGATGAMILGSLVDELERQDKRYGLATLCVGGGMGIATIVERV, encoded by the coding sequence GTGAGCACCGAAGCGTATGTGTACGACGCGATCCGCACCCCGCGCGGCCGCGGCAAGGCGAACGGCGCCCTGCACGGCACCAAGCCCATCGACCTGGTCGTAGGACTCATCCACGAGATCCGCGACCGCTTCCCGGGCCTGGACCCGGCGGCCGTCGACGACATCGTGCTCGGTGTCGTCGGCCCGGTCGGCGACCAGGGTTCCGACATCGCCCGGATCGCCGCCGTCGCCGCGGGACTGCCGGACACGGTCGCCGGCGTGCAGGAGAACCGCTTCTGTGCCTCGGGCCTGGAGGCGGTCAACATGGCCGCCGCCAAGGTGCGTTCGGGCTGGGAGGACCTCGTCCTCGCGGGCGGCGTCGAATCGATGTCCCGGGTACCGATGGCCTCGGACGGCGGCGCCTGGTTCAACGACCCGATGACCAACCTGAACGTCAACTTCGTGCCCCAGGGCATCGGCGCCGACCTCATCGCCACGATCGAGGGATTCTCCCGGCGGGACGTCGACGAGTACGCGGCGCTGAGCCAGGAACGGGCCGCCACCGCCTGGAAGGAGGGCCGCTTCGAGCGGTCCGTCGTCCCGGTCAAGGACCGCGCGGGGCTGGTCGTCCTCGACCACGACGAGCACATGCGCCCGGGCACGACCGCCGACTCCCTCGCCAAACTGAAGCCGTCCTTCGCGGACATCGGCGACCTGGGCGGCTTCGACGCCGTGGCGCTCCAGACGTACCACTGGGTCGAGAAGATCGACCACGTCCACCACGCGGGCAACTCCTCCGGCATCGTGGACGGCGCCTCGCTGGTCGCCATCGGCTCGAAGGAGATCGGCGAGCGCTACGGCCTCACCCCCCGCGCGCGGATCGTCTCCGCCGCCGTCTCCGGCTCCGAGCCCACCATCATGCTCACCGGACCCGCGCCCGCCACCCGCAAGGCGCTCGCCAAGGCCGGACTGACCATCGACGACATCGACCTGGTCGAGATCAACGAGGCGTTCGCGGCGGTCGTCCTGCGCTTCGTCAAGGACATGGGCCTGTCCCTGGACAAGGTCAACGTCAACGGCGGCGCCATCGCGCTCGGCCACCCGCTCGGCGCGACCGGCGCCATGATCCTCGGCTCGCTCGTCGACGAACTGGAGCGCCAGGACAAGCGGTACGGCCTCGCGACGCTCTGCGTGGGCGGCGGCATGGGCATCGCCACGATCGTCGAGCGCGTCTGA